A region from the Achromobacter seleniivolatilans genome encodes:
- a CDS encoding CusA/CzcA family heavy metal efflux RND transporter produces the protein MFERLIRFAIEQRWLVLLISLGMAAVGVYNYSRLAIDAVPDITNVQVQINASAPGYSPLETEQRVTYPIETVMAGLPGLQQTRSLSRYGLSQTTVIFDDGTDIYFARQLVNQRLQEAKESLPEGVIPVMGPISTGLGEIFLWTVEATPEAKKDDGSPYTSTDLREIQDWVIKPQLRNVRGVTEVNSIGGYAKEYQVAPDMERLASYGLSLTDIITALERNNANVGAGYIERKGEQYLIRAPGQVKSITDIKDIVLSAVNGQAIKIRDVADVAIGKELRTGAATDNGKEVVLGTVFMLIGENSRAVSQSVSQKLAEINKTLPKGVEAITVYDRTNLVDKAIATVKKNLLEGAILVIVILFVFLGNIRAAIITAMVIPLSMLFTFTGMVTYKVSANLMSLGALDFGIIVDGAVVIVENCVRRLSHAQQHHGRPLTRSERFHEVFAAAREARRPLLYGQLIIMVVYLPIFALNGVEGRMFHPMALTVVMALLGAMILSVTFVPAAVAMFIGSKVSEKEIRVMSWARKRYEPLLDLALRRTPMMLAGALGFVLVCGVIASRLGSEFIPNLNEGDMAIQALRIPGTSLTQSVAMQIQIENRLKEKFPEIERVFARTGTAEIASDAMPPNISDGYIMLKPEKDWPSPKKSHAELREAIQQEAQTIPGNNYEFSQPIQLRFNELISGVRSDVAVKIFGDDNDVLNSTASEVAEVLQKIPGASEVKVEQTTGLPMLTVSIDRAKAARYGLSLSDVQDVLTIAAGGREAGTFFQGDRRFEIVVRLPEKVRENITSLKNLPIALPKEDGQVQTAYIPLSEVATFDLAPGPNQVSREDGKRRIVVSANVRGRDLGSFVGEAETAIAEKIKVPTGYWTAWGGTFEQLESASKRLQIVVPVALLLVFVLLFAMFGNVKDGLLVFTGIPFALTGGILALWLRGIPLSITAAVGFIALCGVAVLNGLVLLSFIRSLREEGRPLDVAVREGALTRLRPVLMTALVASLGFVPMAIATGTGAEVQRPLATVVIGGIVSSTFLTLLVLPALYRLVHRKDPEELELSDGKV, from the coding sequence ATGTTTGAACGCTTAATTCGCTTTGCCATCGAGCAACGCTGGCTCGTTCTCTTAATTTCTCTGGGAATGGCTGCCGTTGGGGTTTACAACTACTCGCGCTTGGCGATTGATGCTGTTCCGGATATCACCAACGTCCAGGTCCAGATCAACGCCAGCGCGCCAGGCTACTCCCCATTGGAGACCGAGCAGCGTGTAACTTATCCCATCGAGACAGTCATGGCTGGCCTGCCCGGTCTGCAGCAGACGCGCTCGCTATCTCGCTATGGCCTCTCTCAAACGACCGTGATTTTTGACGATGGAACGGACATCTATTTTGCCCGCCAGCTCGTAAATCAACGTTTGCAAGAGGCAAAGGAAAGTCTCCCGGAAGGTGTCATCCCGGTCATGGGTCCCATATCTACCGGTCTCGGAGAAATTTTCCTTTGGACTGTTGAAGCTACGCCTGAAGCGAAGAAGGACGACGGCTCGCCTTACACGTCCACAGATCTTCGGGAAATTCAAGATTGGGTAATAAAACCCCAACTACGAAATGTTCGGGGGGTTACTGAGGTTAATTCAATCGGCGGGTATGCGAAGGAATATCAAGTCGCTCCGGACATGGAGCGTTTGGCGTCGTATGGTCTTTCCTTGACGGACATCATCACTGCACTAGAGCGAAACAACGCCAATGTAGGTGCAGGATACATTGAAAGAAAAGGCGAGCAGTACCTGATTCGTGCACCCGGTCAGGTTAAATCGATAACTGATATAAAAGATATCGTTCTAAGTGCTGTGAACGGGCAAGCCATAAAGATCCGAGATGTCGCTGACGTGGCTATAGGCAAAGAGCTTCGCACGGGTGCCGCTACTGACAATGGCAAGGAGGTCGTGCTCGGTACTGTCTTTATGCTTATTGGTGAAAACAGTCGGGCAGTCTCACAATCAGTTTCGCAAAAACTCGCTGAAATCAACAAGACGCTGCCAAAGGGGGTAGAGGCGATCACCGTCTATGACCGCACCAACCTTGTAGACAAAGCGATCGCCACAGTGAAGAAGAATTTGCTGGAAGGTGCGATCTTGGTGATCGTGATCCTTTTCGTTTTCCTCGGGAATATTCGCGCGGCGATCATTACGGCGATGGTGATTCCTCTATCCATGTTGTTCACTTTCACAGGCATGGTGACTTACAAAGTGAGCGCCAACCTGATGAGTCTCGGTGCTTTGGATTTCGGGATTATCGTCGACGGCGCTGTGGTGATTGTTGAGAACTGCGTGAGACGATTGAGTCATGCGCAGCAACATCACGGGCGCCCACTGACGCGCTCTGAACGCTTCCACGAGGTATTCGCCGCAGCGCGAGAAGCCCGACGTCCGCTTCTGTACGGACAACTGATCATCATGGTGGTCTACCTACCGATTTTTGCGCTTAATGGCGTTGAAGGTCGTATGTTCCACCCGATGGCGCTTACCGTTGTCATGGCCCTTCTCGGCGCGATGATATTGTCCGTGACATTCGTACCTGCGGCGGTGGCGATGTTCATCGGAAGCAAGGTATCGGAGAAAGAAATTCGGGTGATGTCTTGGGCCCGTAAGCGCTACGAACCGTTGCTCGATCTGGCGCTTCGCCGCACGCCTATGATGCTCGCTGGTGCTCTGGGATTCGTGCTTGTGTGCGGTGTCATCGCATCGCGGTTGGGCAGTGAATTTATCCCGAACCTCAACGAGGGAGACATGGCAATTCAGGCATTGCGCATTCCCGGGACGAGTCTGACGCAATCGGTCGCAATGCAGATTCAGATCGAGAACAGGTTGAAGGAAAAATTCCCGGAAATTGAACGCGTATTTGCTCGAACGGGGACTGCAGAAATTGCTTCCGACGCGATGCCTCCGAATATCTCGGATGGGTACATCATGCTAAAGCCAGAGAAGGATTGGCCAAGTCCGAAAAAATCCCATGCAGAGCTACGAGAAGCGATACAGCAAGAGGCGCAAACCATCCCGGGCAACAACTACGAATTCTCGCAGCCGATTCAACTCCGCTTTAATGAACTGATCTCGGGCGTTCGCAGTGACGTCGCAGTGAAGATCTTTGGCGATGACAACGATGTGTTGAATAGCACCGCAAGCGAGGTGGCGGAAGTTCTTCAAAAGATCCCTGGAGCCTCTGAAGTCAAGGTGGAGCAGACCACTGGGCTCCCGATGCTGACAGTGTCGATTGATCGTGCCAAAGCGGCACGCTACGGTCTGAGTCTCTCGGACGTCCAGGACGTTCTTACGATCGCTGCAGGCGGTCGCGAGGCGGGAACCTTCTTCCAAGGCGACCGCAGGTTCGAGATCGTCGTGCGGCTGCCTGAGAAGGTACGAGAGAACATCACCTCACTTAAGAATTTGCCTATCGCTCTTCCGAAGGAAGACGGCCAGGTTCAGACGGCCTACATACCGTTGTCTGAAGTAGCGACGTTCGATTTGGCGCCAGGCCCCAACCAAGTTTCTCGCGAAGACGGCAAGCGTAGGATCGTTGTCAGTGCCAACGTGCGAGGCAGAGATCTTGGCTCATTTGTGGGGGAGGCGGAAACAGCGATAGCTGAGAAGATCAAAGTTCCGACAGGATATTGGACGGCATGGGGTGGCACTTTCGAGCAACTTGAATCGGCCTCAAAGCGTTTGCAGATTGTGGTGCCCGTTGCGCTGCTTCTGGTATTCGTGCTGTTGTTCGCGATGTTCGGAAACGTCAAAGATGGCCTACTGGTATTTACCGGCATCCCCTTCGCGTTGACGGGCGGAATCTTGGCGTTGTGGCTGCGAGGGATACCCTTGTCGATTACGGCGGCGGTGGGATTCATTGCCCTATGTGGTGTTGCTGTGCTCAATGGCCTGGTGTTGCTGTCCTTTATTCGATCGCTTAGGGAAGAAGGCAGGCCACTCGACGTCGCAGTGAGAGAAGGAGCCTTGACACGACTGCGGCCGGTCTTGATGACCGCGTTGGTCGCTTCTTTAGGGTTCGTGCCAATGGCTATTGCAACAGGGACTGGTGCGGAGGTTCAGAGACCGTTGGCCACAGTCGTTATCGGCGGCATCGTCTCCTCGACGTTCCTGACACTCCTGGTGCTTCCAGCGCTCTATCGCCTTGTTCACAGAAAAGACCCTGAGGAACTTGAGCTTTCTGATGGGAAGGTTTGA
- a CDS encoding glycosyltransferase family 2 protein codes for MVTLPSNPSRPFVEAEQEIQLSIVIPFLNEQDVLPICYAKLEVILRKLALPYEIVFVDDGSSDESVPILAAVMRRNPGVRVVRLSRNFGKEAAMSAGLAHTRGASVIVLDADLQDPPELIPEMVKAWREGFDVVSMRRRKREGEGIAKRLSAYAFYRILSRLSRSRIPADTGDFRLMSRRTVNALLQLPERCRYMKGMYAWIGFPTKVIDYDRSIRAAGKTKWNYLALFGLALEGITSFSTAPLRWATGVGAFVALAGGSFGLWIIFKTIVFGHDVPGYPSLVAMITLLSGIQLLTIGLLGEYVGKGYMETKQRPIYIVRDVLDPMTVTALQFAEVKTENAVKG; via the coding sequence ATGGTTACGTTGCCGTCGAATCCTTCTAGGCCTTTCGTCGAGGCGGAGCAAGAGATTCAGCTCTCTATTGTCATCCCGTTCTTGAACGAACAAGATGTTTTGCCAATCTGCTATGCAAAGCTTGAGGTGATTCTGAGGAAGCTCGCCCTTCCCTATGAAATCGTTTTCGTTGATGACGGAAGTTCGGATGAAAGCGTGCCCATACTTGCGGCGGTCATGCGTCGAAATCCCGGAGTTCGCGTAGTGCGACTGAGCCGGAATTTTGGTAAGGAAGCGGCCATGAGTGCGGGCCTGGCGCACACTCGGGGTGCTTCGGTGATTGTGTTGGACGCTGACCTGCAGGATCCTCCAGAGTTGATTCCCGAGATGGTCAAGGCTTGGCGTGAAGGGTTCGATGTGGTTTCGATGCGCAGACGAAAGCGTGAGGGTGAAGGGATAGCAAAGCGGCTCTCCGCGTATGCTTTTTATCGCATTCTCAGCCGTCTAAGTCGGTCTCGCATCCCTGCTGACACAGGAGATTTTCGGCTAATGAGCCGTCGAACGGTGAATGCGCTACTCCAATTGCCCGAGCGATGCCGCTACATGAAGGGCATGTATGCCTGGATTGGCTTTCCGACCAAAGTTATAGATTATGACCGCTCGATCCGAGCCGCAGGAAAGACCAAGTGGAACTATCTCGCATTGTTTGGACTCGCGCTTGAGGGTATTACCTCCTTTTCGACGGCCCCCTTGAGATGGGCCACCGGTGTTGGAGCCTTTGTTGCATTGGCGGGCGGCTCGTTCGGCCTTTGGATAATTTTCAAGACTATTGTGTTCGGTCATGACGTGCCAGGCTACCCGTCACTGGTAGCCATGATTACGCTGCTAAGCGGAATTCAACTTTTGACAATCGGCCTGTTAGGCGAGTACGTCGGAAAAGGGTATATGGAGACGAAGCAGCGGCCAATCTACATAGTGCGCGATGTGCTTGATCCGATGACCGTAACTGCTCTCCAATTCGCTGAGGTCAAGACGGAAAATGCAGTTAAAGGCTAA
- a CDS encoding ArnT family glycosyltransferase: MQLKAKWFFLGLAAIALARLFSMVVMPLIDTSEPRYAEIARLMASSGDWITPWFEPDVPFWGKPPLSFWSQALGIRIFGESEVAVRIPSFFTMAGLAAILYHATDILVGRASARWATLVLSSMLLPLAAAGAVLTDSFFALGVTYAMLAFIVAPTRPTLFWRYGFFVGLAIGLLSKGPLTLVLMGISIGPWLVIRRERLLYLTALPWFKGTLVTLALAGPWYVFAEIKTPGFLQYFLMGEHVLRFIDAGWKGDLYGTAHERPLGSIWGDWLLASFPWGWVGVLLTGWVIVRRSRRERALQVWRLPLVSYLAMWTLAAPVFFTFSGNILWTYVLPSLPAFALLFSIFSKEFVVFGRASRLSRALIGAGALVPAAAIIIGITSLSAPRKFKTEKQLVAAATTQMDEGQTLYFLHSRPFSARFYSGGRAELIEIDRLEQLISEKGENVLVAVPQGKESLLSGNVRSRLTSIYKSRRYTLYKVRS, encoded by the coding sequence ATGCAGTTAAAGGCTAAATGGTTTTTCTTGGGCCTGGCTGCAATTGCGCTCGCTCGCCTCTTTTCAATGGTGGTGATGCCTCTAATCGACACTTCGGAACCAAGATACGCAGAGATTGCACGTTTGATGGCGAGTTCAGGCGATTGGATAACTCCTTGGTTTGAACCAGACGTTCCGTTCTGGGGGAAACCTCCCCTATCGTTCTGGAGTCAAGCGCTCGGAATACGGATCTTTGGTGAATCGGAAGTTGCTGTTCGAATCCCTTCATTTTTTACGATGGCAGGTCTGGCAGCAATCCTGTACCACGCGACTGACATCCTCGTCGGCCGAGCTTCCGCTCGATGGGCTACGTTGGTTCTCTCTTCTATGCTTCTGCCTCTTGCCGCAGCGGGCGCGGTTCTGACGGATTCTTTTTTTGCGCTAGGGGTCACCTATGCAATGTTGGCGTTCATAGTCGCGCCGACGAGGCCTACGTTGTTCTGGCGATACGGCTTCTTCGTGGGTTTGGCCATTGGGTTGTTGTCTAAGGGGCCTCTCACTCTTGTTCTTATGGGTATCTCCATTGGTCCATGGCTTGTGATCCGCCGAGAACGTTTGCTCTATCTGACCGCTCTCCCTTGGTTCAAGGGAACGTTGGTGACACTTGCTTTGGCGGGTCCATGGTACGTCTTCGCAGAGATAAAGACCCCTGGATTCCTTCAGTACTTCTTGATGGGTGAGCACGTTCTGCGCTTTATAGATGCTGGCTGGAAGGGTGATCTGTATGGCACCGCCCATGAAAGGCCGCTCGGCAGCATCTGGGGCGATTGGTTACTGGCATCGTTCCCGTGGGGCTGGGTTGGAGTGTTGCTTACGGGCTGGGTGATCGTCCGGCGATCGCGCCGGGAAAGAGCACTTCAGGTTTGGCGATTGCCGCTTGTCAGCTATCTGGCTATGTGGACTCTTGCCGCTCCCGTGTTTTTCACGTTCTCTGGAAACATACTTTGGACCTATGTGCTGCCGAGCTTGCCAGCGTTCGCATTGCTTTTCTCGATTTTTTCCAAGGAGTTTGTCGTTTTCGGAAGAGCCTCACGCTTATCACGAGCCCTGATTGGTGCAGGGGCGTTAGTGCCGGCCGCGGCGATCATTATCGGTATCACTTCGTTGAGTGCACCGAGGAAGTTCAAGACGGAAAAGCAACTAGTAGCCGCGGCCACAACGCAGATGGACGAAGGTCAAACGCTTTACTTTCTGCATAGTCGCCCCTTCTCTGCCCGTTTCTATTCAGGGGGGAGGGCAGAACTCATCGAGATTGACCGGCTTGAGCAGCTTATTTCGGAGAAGGGCGAGAACGTCTTGGTAGCAGTCCCGCAGGGGAAAGAATCCTTACTCAGCGGAAATGTTAGATCCAGGCTTACTTCAATTTATAAAAGTCGCCGCTACACGCTCTACAAAGTAAGGAGCTAA
- a CDS encoding glycosyltransferase family 4 protein, translated as MTSRLRILHVSSAIGFGGVELRILNELLAMRARGHLLQVICPAKSELGRRAQHSGFTTHHVEMTGWIASASALMKIRAVMRGGAFDVINTHSVADDLRIGLIARLMKRRLIVRTQHREGRQRVFNALGVTSDHVITVSECQRQRFLQSGFSAHHVQAVPTGLDVQCPNQQPSAVRHALGIPSGAIVVGCLADDRDMQGFRILLEAMCPLMECHQDVHLLLAGLDELQQCNLTRRAFDIGLKSRIHFVDRPVYSDKLLGAFDIYAVAPESCVAGSTFVEASAHGVPVVGTAVGCIPEVIENGVSGYVVLPSDRLILRSVIGKLIEDGELRRRFGIAGRQKFEPHGKFSSIRMAEALESLYLGWLRASQAEEQACGIHARHR; from the coding sequence ATGACGTCTCGTCTGAGAATCCTTCACGTTAGTTCGGCTATCGGCTTTGGCGGGGTTGAGCTGCGAATTTTGAACGAGTTGCTCGCTATGCGAGCGCGGGGGCATCTACTCCAGGTCATCTGCCCTGCAAAATCCGAGTTGGGCCGACGAGCCCAACATAGTGGCTTCACAACGCACCACGTCGAGATGACTGGCTGGATAGCATCTGCGTCTGCTCTGATGAAAATCCGGGCGGTGATGCGCGGTGGAGCCTTCGATGTTATCAATACTCACTCTGTCGCAGACGATCTTCGCATTGGGCTTATCGCACGCTTGATGAAAAGGCGTCTGATCGTAAGGACGCAACACCGAGAAGGGCGGCAGAGAGTATTCAACGCCCTCGGCGTGACGAGTGATCACGTCATCACTGTTAGCGAGTGCCAACGGCAGCGCTTTCTACAGAGCGGGTTTTCGGCGCATCACGTGCAGGCCGTCCCCACTGGTCTTGATGTCCAGTGCCCGAATCAACAGCCGTCTGCCGTTCGCCATGCGCTCGGCATTCCAAGTGGCGCGATCGTTGTTGGATGTTTGGCTGACGATCGAGATATGCAGGGGTTCAGAATTTTGCTGGAAGCAATGTGTCCGTTGATGGAATGCCATCAAGACGTACATTTGCTGCTGGCTGGGCTGGACGAGCTTCAGCAGTGCAATTTGACAAGACGCGCCTTCGACATCGGGTTGAAATCCCGAATTCATTTTGTAGATCGTCCCGTATACAGTGACAAGTTGCTTGGTGCTTTTGACATATATGCGGTAGCACCGGAGAGTTGTGTTGCTGGCTCCACATTCGTTGAAGCCTCCGCACATGGTGTACCTGTTGTAGGCACTGCGGTGGGTTGTATACCGGAGGTCATTGAAAATGGCGTATCGGGATATGTTGTATTGCCCTCCGATAGATTGATTCTCCGATCCGTAATTGGCAAGCTGATCGAAGATGGTGAACTACGCAGGCGGTTTGGAATCGCTGGACGGCAGAAGTTCGAGCCTCATGGAAAATTCAGCTCGATAAGGATGGCGGAAGCTTTAGAGAGTCTGTATCTAGGCTGGTTGAGGGCTTCGCAGGCTGAGGAACAAGCGTGTGGAATTCACGCTCGGCATCGATAG
- a CDS encoding MerR family DNA-binding protein → MTRLLSPWTCISTAAIDEIAMEHRKAVEQKIRDLRALKSELDHLIDQCRCGTVAECRIIESLSPATLAS, encoded by the coding sequence TTGACGCGCCTGCTTTCACCTTGGACGTGTATTTCCACCGCCGCCATTGATGAGATTGCGATGGAGCACCGCAAGGCGGTCGAGCAGAAAATTCGCGACCTTCGTGCCTTGAAATCCGAACTTGACCATCTGATCGATCAGTGCCGTTGCGGCACGGTAGCCGAGTGCCGCATCATCGAATCGCTTTCGCCTGCTACGCTCGCTAGCTAG
- a CDS encoding tyrosine-type recombinase/integrase, translated as MDHTLAPAQNISGPLAPARPPVDGVSDSGHNIHDDAGADENPTYEAVMEAYQASGKDTERFRYSQLKLDCFFKGRTLRSLRRATVQRYITLRQTAGVSPATINRELDDLSAAINWYNFLHELNLPNALVGMSLPVPEGRTRWITRGEAQRMISVAQAMAVRPHLPSFIQLALHTGCRRNELLKLRLQRVRTEEGLITLESEDTKTKKHRVIPLNAPALEALDTMATWRAEHCPTSPWVFPSPRDHAKPLSTIQKGFRSLCTKANIDDFRIHDLRHTCASWLVMAGVPLLVVRDLLGHSSIEMTERYAHLAPNQVHDAMRRLEDAWFQLKDGSTVGRGLSRS; from the coding sequence ATGGACCATACTCTCGCACCAGCTCAGAACATCTCCGGGCCCCTGGCCCCCGCCCGCCCGCCGGTCGATGGCGTGAGCGACTCCGGGCATAACATTCATGACGACGCCGGAGCCGACGAAAACCCCACGTATGAAGCCGTGATGGAGGCCTACCAGGCTTCTGGCAAAGACACTGAGCGTTTCAGATACAGCCAGCTCAAGCTGGACTGCTTTTTCAAGGGGCGCACGCTTCGCAGCCTGCGACGGGCAACCGTTCAGCGGTACATCACCCTGAGACAGACCGCCGGCGTGAGCCCGGCCACGATCAACCGCGAATTGGACGATCTTAGCGCCGCGATCAACTGGTACAACTTCCTGCACGAGCTCAACCTCCCCAATGCCCTCGTCGGCATGTCCCTCCCAGTACCAGAGGGCAGGACACGTTGGATTACGCGGGGCGAAGCGCAGCGCATGATCTCGGTCGCACAAGCGATGGCGGTAAGGCCGCATCTTCCATCGTTCATTCAGTTGGCTCTGCACACCGGTTGCCGCCGGAACGAATTGCTCAAGCTCCGACTGCAACGTGTCCGCACCGAGGAGGGTCTCATCACCCTCGAAAGCGAAGATACTAAAACCAAAAAGCACCGCGTCATTCCGTTGAATGCGCCGGCGCTTGAGGCCCTTGACACCATGGCCACTTGGCGTGCGGAGCACTGCCCGACTTCGCCATGGGTGTTTCCCTCTCCAAGGGACCACGCGAAGCCGCTCAGCACCATTCAAAAGGGATTCCGGTCGCTCTGCACCAAAGCCAACATCGACGATTTCAGAATCCACGACCTTCGCCATACGTGCGCGTCTTGGCTGGTCATGGCCGGAGTGCCATTGTTGGTCGTCCGCGACCTTCTCGGGCACTCCTCGATTGAGATGACCGAGCGATACGCGCACCTCGCACCGAACCAAGTCCACGACGCAATGCGTCGCTTGGAAGACGCATGGTTTCAACTGAAGGATGGAAGTACAGTCGGGCGAGGGCTTTCGCGGTCGTGA
- a CDS encoding RNA methyltransferase — protein sequence MRFSDFELRLTALGAQPAHRGRIMRAWLSGQAFDDGTWRRRFDNFLPLAVRDALPALAMELDSLARIHTEHAGNDGSRLLLALADSQMVESVLLPRDGLCVSTQVGCAVGCLFCMTGKSGLIRQVTSMEILAQFVLARRQRAVKKVVFMGMGEPAHNLDNVLEAIDLLGTDGNIGHKNLVFSTVGDRRVFEALPQQRVKPALALSLHTTKPDLRRRLLPRAPHITPEELVELGEAYARDTGYPVQYQWTLLKGINDGDDELDAIPRLLKGKFGVLNVIPFNSLEGDDYQRPDTERIREIVRILHRRGVLTKIRNSAGQDVEGGCGQLRARAVDAEQVVQLRRRPRGVSLEAA from the coding sequence ATGCGATTTTCTGACTTCGAACTACGCCTCACAGCCCTTGGCGCCCAGCCCGCTCATCGCGGCCGGATCATGCGCGCCTGGCTGAGCGGGCAGGCGTTCGACGACGGCACGTGGCGGCGGCGTTTCGACAACTTTCTCCCGCTGGCGGTGCGTGACGCGCTACCCGCCCTGGCGATGGAACTGGACAGCCTTGCCCGCATCCACACCGAACATGCTGGCAACGACGGCTCGCGCCTGCTCCTCGCACTGGCCGATAGCCAGATGGTGGAAAGCGTGCTGCTGCCGCGCGACGGACTCTGTGTTTCCACCCAGGTCGGCTGCGCGGTGGGCTGTCTTTTTTGCATGACGGGCAAGAGCGGCCTGATCCGCCAGGTCACCAGCATGGAAATCCTTGCCCAGTTTGTGCTGGCGCGGCGTCAGCGCGCGGTGAAGAAAGTTGTCTTCATGGGCATGGGCGAACCGGCGCACAACCTGGACAACGTGCTCGAAGCCATCGACCTGCTCGGCACTGACGGCAACATCGGCCACAAGAACCTGGTCTTCTCCACCGTCGGCGACCGGCGCGTGTTCGAGGCGTTGCCGCAACAACGCGTGAAGCCCGCACTGGCGCTGTCGCTACATACGACGAAGCCCGACTTGCGCCGGCGCCTGCTGCCACGCGCGCCGCACATCACGCCGGAAGAACTGGTCGAGCTGGGTGAAGCCTATGCCCGCGACACCGGCTACCCGGTGCAGTACCAGTGGACGCTGCTCAAGGGCATCAACGACGGCGACGACGAACTCGACGCGATCCCGCGCCTGCTCAAGGGCAAGTTCGGCGTGCTCAACGTCATTCCCTTCAATAGTCTGGAAGGCGACGACTACCAGCGTCCCGATACCGAACGCATCCGCGAGATTGTCCGCATCCTGCACCGCCGCGGCGTGCTGACCAAGATAAGAAACAGCGCCGGGCAGGACGTGGAAGGCGGCTGCGGCCAGCTGCGCGCTAGGGCCGTGGATGCGGAGCAAGTGGTCCAGCTGCGCCGCCGGCCGCGCGGCGTGAGCCTGGAAGCGGCTTAG